One window of Microcoleus vaginatus PCC 9802 genomic DNA carries:
- a CDS encoding RNA polymerase sigma factor, RpoD/SigA family, with product MAESDLGSFAVAPEASFAIAEDEDTEIDRPTVTPSSAYNNWSADDPVGALFKEMARYPLLTATEEVELARRVQELVALDEVEQRLQQELDRVPTKAELAAALGISETQLQQLRHQCQSAKRKMISSNLRLVVSIAKRYLNRGVPFLDLIQEGALGLNRAAEKFDPEKGYKFSTYAYWWIRQGITRTIANQGRTIRLPVHIVEQLNKLKKVYRDLRRSLQRNPTETELAREMQVTCEQLRYLQQVRRQSLSLNHRIGSEESSELLDVLEDNATQSPEAQMNEMMMRQDILEVLDSILTEREKEIVAMRYGLLTGEPYTLEEVSSLFNLSRERVRQIQNKAMRKLRRPQVTERLKGWLK from the coding sequence ATGGCAGAATCTGACCTAGGCAGTTTTGCGGTGGCACCCGAAGCCTCATTCGCAATCGCAGAGGATGAGGACACCGAGATCGATCGTCCCACGGTAACTCCCTCGTCAGCATACAACAACTGGTCTGCCGACGATCCCGTGGGAGCTTTGTTCAAGGAAATGGCTCGCTATCCTCTACTGACTGCCACCGAAGAGGTGGAGTTGGCGCGCCGCGTTCAAGAATTGGTAGCCCTGGATGAAGTAGAACAGCGTTTGCAGCAGGAATTGGACAGGGTGCCGACAAAAGCTGAACTCGCAGCGGCTTTGGGGATAAGCGAAACTCAACTGCAACAGCTTCGCCACCAGTGTCAGTCGGCGAAACGGAAAATGATCAGCTCGAATTTGCGCTTGGTGGTTTCGATTGCCAAACGCTATCTGAATCGGGGCGTGCCTTTTCTCGATTTAATTCAGGAAGGAGCTTTGGGTTTGAACCGGGCCGCCGAAAAGTTTGATCCGGAGAAGGGTTACAAGTTTTCTACTTATGCCTATTGGTGGATTCGCCAGGGAATTACCCGGACAATTGCTAATCAAGGGCGGACGATTCGCTTGCCTGTTCACATTGTCGAACAGTTAAATAAACTCAAAAAAGTTTATCGAGATTTGAGGCGTTCTCTTCAACGCAATCCAACTGAAACTGAACTTGCTAGAGAAATGCAAGTTACTTGCGAACAGCTTCGCTACCTCCAGCAAGTACGTCGGCAATCTTTGTCTCTCAACCACCGCATCGGCTCAGAAGAAAGTTCGGAACTTTTGGATGTTCTCGAAGATAACGCGACGCAATCTCCCGAAGCTCAGATGAATGAGATGATGATGCGCCAAGATATTTTGGAGGTGTTGGACAGTATTTTGACTGAGCGGGAAAAAGAGATTGTTGCTATGCGTTACGGTTTGCTGACCGGCGAACCTTACACTTTAGAAGAGGTGAGCAGTTTGTTCAATTTGTCCCGCGAACGAGTTCGTCAAATTCAAAATAAGGCAATGCGAAAGCTGCGCCGCCCTCAAGTGACGGAACGATTGAAGGGCTGGTTGAAATAA
- a CDS encoding ABC transporter ATP-binding protein: protein MTNDSSLFSVDNLRVAYPQRRGQSGWAVDGVSLTLKPGEKLGLVGESGCGKSTLGRAAMRLLPDSTLIEGRVSFAGESVFDMNASRLRRFRGEAVALIFQDPMTRLDPLMTVGEHCIETLQAHRPNLDRKQAKKRAIETLEAVKIPASRWSQFPHEFSGGMRQRVAIALALLLDPKLIVADEPTTSLDVTVAAQILQELTRLCEERGTAILLISHDLAMVAEYCDRIAVMYGGKVVETGPVQNVFEKPQHEYTRSLLKAALHIQADSDKGLAFEEIRTEVVTANLTNSPLLTVTNLQQHYSLESNLLDQLFSRNRQVIKAVDGVSLELQQGETLGLVGESGCGKSTLSRTILQLITATGGKVEFQGIDITALNRDAVRKHRREMQMIFQDPHACLNPMMTVGQSIADPLFIHKLANGSEAKKQVIQMLERVGLTPGEDFFRRYPGELSGGQQQRVSIARALITRPKLIICDEPVSMLDASVQTQVLELMLELKQEFNLTYLFITHDLWVARFFCDRIAVMNAGKIVEIGKTRDIFTNPQHPYTQQLLQAAPLLARTQ from the coding sequence ATGACTAATGACTCTTCTCTATTTTCAGTTGACAATCTGCGAGTAGCTTATCCTCAGCGGCGGGGCCAATCCGGTTGGGCCGTTGACGGGGTTTCCCTGACGCTGAAACCGGGGGAAAAGCTCGGATTAGTCGGGGAGTCTGGCTGCGGTAAGTCAACTTTGGGAAGGGCGGCGATGCGGTTGCTGCCGGATTCAACGCTGATTGAGGGGCGAGTTAGTTTTGCTGGAGAGTCGGTGTTTGATATGAATGCTTCGCGGCTGAGACGGTTTCGGGGCGAAGCTGTAGCATTGATTTTTCAAGATCCGATGACTCGTCTCGATCCTTTGATGACTGTAGGAGAACATTGCATCGAGACTTTGCAAGCTCACAGACCGAATTTGGATCGCAAGCAAGCTAAGAAACGGGCGATTGAAACTCTGGAAGCGGTGAAAATTCCCGCGTCTCGCTGGTCGCAATTTCCCCACGAATTTAGCGGCGGAATGCGGCAAAGAGTAGCAATTGCTTTGGCTCTTTTGCTCGATCCCAAATTAATTGTGGCGGACGAACCGACTACAAGTTTGGACGTAACTGTAGCTGCCCAGATTTTGCAGGAATTAACCAGACTTTGTGAGGAACGGGGAACGGCTATTTTGTTGATTTCTCACGATTTGGCGATGGTGGCTGAGTATTGCGATCGCATTGCGGTGATGTACGGCGGTAAAGTCGTAGAAACAGGGCCGGTGCAAAACGTTTTTGAAAAGCCGCAGCACGAATATACTCGATCGCTGCTCAAAGCAGCTTTGCACATTCAAGCCGATTCTGACAAAGGGTTAGCATTCGAGGAAATCAGGACTGAAGTCGTTACTGCAAACTTAACAAATTCGCCTCTTTTGACCGTAACGAATTTGCAGCAACACTACAGTTTAGAAAGCAATTTATTAGATCAGTTGTTTTCCAGGAATCGCCAGGTAATTAAAGCAGTAGACGGCGTTAGTTTAGAGCTACAACAGGGAGAAACCCTAGGGCTGGTGGGGGAGTCCGGCTGCGGTAAAAGTACCTTGTCACGCACGATTTTGCAGCTAATTACCGCGACTGGCGGCAAAGTTGAATTTCAAGGAATAGATATAACTGCTCTGAACCGCGATGCTGTGAGGAAGCACCGTCGCGAAATGCAAATGATCTTTCAAGACCCCCACGCTTGCCTGAATCCGATGATGACTGTGGGGCAAAGTATTGCTGACCCCTTGTTTATTCACAAATTAGCTAATGGCAGCGAAGCTAAAAAACAAGTAATCCAAATGTTAGAGCGGGTGGGTTTAACTCCCGGGGAGGATTTCTTCCGCCGCTATCCGGGGGAATTGTCGGGAGGACAACAGCAGCGAGTTTCGATCGCCCGCGCTTTGATTACTCGCCCGAAACTGATAATTTGCGACGAACCTGTGAGTATGCTGGATGCCAGCGTGCAGACTCAAGTTTTAGAGCTGATGTTGGAGTTGAAGCAGGAATTTAATTTGACTTATCTGTTTATTACGCACGATTTGTGGGTGGCGAGATTTTTTTGCGATCGCATTGCGGTAATGAATGCTGGAAAAATTGTTGAAATCGGTAAGACTAGGGATATTTTTACTAATCCGCAGCACCCTTACACTCAGCAATTATTGCAAGCAGCTCCTTTACTGGCTCGAACTCAATAA
- a CDS encoding GNAT family N-acetyltransferase has product MSSEVILRPATRADVPVLFDLIKALAEYEKLSHAVTGNAVDLEHHLFGDRPFAEAILAECEGQIVGWALFFYNYSTFLTQPGIYLEDLFVIPEFRGRGIGKSLIVYLAQLTVERGCGRLEWSVLDWNELAIGFYKGIGADVMPDWRICRVAGESLATLASK; this is encoded by the coding sequence ATGTCTTCTGAGGTAATTTTGCGTCCAGCTACCCGCGCCGACGTGCCGGTACTGTTTGATTTGATTAAAGCTTTAGCTGAGTACGAAAAATTATCTCATGCCGTTACTGGCAATGCCGTTGATTTGGAGCATCATTTGTTTGGCGACCGACCTTTTGCTGAAGCGATTTTAGCCGAGTGCGAAGGTCAAATTGTGGGCTGGGCGCTGTTTTTTTACAATTATTCTACTTTTTTGACTCAGCCAGGAATTTATTTGGAAGATTTGTTTGTGATCCCTGAGTTTCGAGGGCGGGGAATTGGCAAGTCTTTGATAGTTTATTTAGCGCAGTTGACGGTTGAAAGGGGCTGCGGGCGTTTGGAATGGAGCGTTTTGGATTGGAATGAATTGGCGATCGGATTTTACAAGGGTATCGGTGCTGATGTGATGCCCGACTGGCGGATTTGCCGGGTTGCGGGCGAGTCTTTGGCAACTTTGGCATCGAAGTAA
- a CDS encoding glycogen debranching protein, translating to MIIWVNEQIDPSGILYSCIACCDETQAKDCHKSFEQNLTAEQKQQGWVATLRTVSSWDEVPVNALKLN from the coding sequence GTGATTATTTGGGTAAACGAGCAAATCGATCCGTCGGGCATTCTTTATTCTTGCATTGCTTGTTGCGATGAGACTCAAGCGAAGGATTGCCACAAATCTTTTGAGCAGAATTTGACGGCGGAGCAAAAACAGCAGGGCTGGGTGGCTACCTTGCGGACTGTTAGTTCTTGGGATGAGGTGCCTGTTAATGCTTTGAAATTGAATTAA